A genome region from Dolichospermum compactum NIES-806 includes the following:
- the cas5d gene encoding type I-D CRISPR-associated protein Cas5/Csc1: MSTIPFSQAKLIELNCLEPVFFASRELSDTYYTEGLLGNYALTYALGWVNSPYRLQGQATGRPTYKEDFQAIAPSCYILPASPIGRVTFRFERFNALSDAYWYTMTNNRVATAREDLPLQRQGTKPSSFRASNFPQTGRLRMIERGNKFQTLVFGNQQLPDYIRVGKFASKVKVKVLKEFPINLLPEGEYKSQFYLNVADLPRQIEVFAFDLISIPPAPILKNLHFRGAAWQIGEMIVPAGLHYCGRENRNE; the protein is encoded by the coding sequence ATGTCAACAATTCCTTTTTCACAGGCAAAACTTATTGAATTAAACTGTCTTGAACCAGTCTTTTTTGCCTCTAGGGAGTTGTCTGATACCTATTACACTGAGGGGTTACTTGGGAATTATGCTTTAACCTATGCTTTAGGTTGGGTAAATTCCCCCTATCGTCTCCAAGGTCAGGCTACAGGACGACCCACCTACAAAGAAGATTTTCAAGCAATAGCGCCATCTTGCTACATTTTACCAGCTTCACCAATAGGCAGAGTTACATTTAGATTTGAAAGATTTAACGCTCTTTCTGATGCTTATTGGTACACCATGACTAATAATCGTGTAGCAACTGCCAGAGAAGATTTACCATTACAACGTCAAGGTACAAAACCTAGTTCATTTAGAGCAAGTAATTTTCCCCAAACTGGAAGATTACGCATGATTGAAAGGGGTAATAAATTTCAAACATTAGTATTTGGAAATCAACAATTACCAGATTATATTCGTGTGGGAAAATTCGCTAGTAAAGTTAAAGTGAAGGTCTTAAAAGAGTTTCCTATAAATTTACTCCCAGAAGGCGAATATAAAAGTCAATTTTATCTAAATGTGGCTGATTTACCAAGACAAATAGAAGTATTTGCTTTTGATTTAATCTCTATACCTCCTGCACCGATATTAAAAAATCTTCATTTTCGAGGTGCAGCTTGGCAAATTGGCGAAATGATTGTACCCGCAGGTTTACATTATTGTGGTAGAGAAAACAGAAATGAGTAA
- the hepT gene encoding type VII toxin-antitoxin system toxin tRNA nuclease HepT, whose protein sequence is MTNIEPVIIETRLELIGRYLDHLKKSEGISLDDYLSSFEQQLITERLLQLMTQAAIDINDHILSKLNSGKTYTNFEAFIELGKYQILTPELAKQIAPSSGLRNRLVHEYDDIDPNQVFMAISFALQQYPLYVRQINSYLITLEEEND, encoded by the coding sequence ATGACAAATATAGAACCTGTGATTATTGAAACTAGACTGGAGTTGATAGGTCGTTATCTTGATCACCTCAAAAAATCTGAAGGTATTAGTTTAGATGATTATTTGAGTAGTTTTGAACAGCAATTAATTACAGAAAGACTATTGCAATTAATGACGCAAGCTGCAATAGACATCAATGATCATATATTGTCAAAACTAAACTCTGGAAAGACTTACACTAATTTTGAGGCTTTCATTGAATTGGGTAAATATCAAATTCTTACTCCCGAACTAGCAAAACAGATTGCACCATCATCAGGTTTAAGAAATCGTTTGGTTCATGAATATGATGATATAGATCCGAATCAGGTTTTCATGGCAATTAGTTTTGCGTTACAGCAATATCCGCTTTATGTGAGACAAATCAACTCTTATTTAATTACATTGGAAGAAGAAAATGATTAA
- the mntA gene encoding type VII toxin-antitoxin system antitoxin protein adenylyltransferase MntA, whose translation MQDKIPTIAELRELSLQFLEKIPYLKMLVLFGSRATGNINANSDWDFAVLYDEEKYNLYIQNNPLAAFAIPGILGKIFKINSDKIDIVELNHCSKLIAHFIARDGKVLYEEQRDEFDKFQQRVLLSNTEIKKIEKTKLENIENFLQRWGV comes from the coding sequence ATGCAAGATAAAATTCCAACAATTGCAGAACTTCGAGAACTTTCTTTACAATTTCTTGAAAAAATACCCTACTTAAAAATGTTAGTTCTCTTTGGTTCTAGAGCAACAGGTAACATTAACGCCAATAGTGACTGGGATTTTGCTGTTTTATATGATGAAGAAAAATATAATTTATACATTCAAAATAATCCATTAGCTGCATTTGCAATACCTGGAATTTTAGGAAAAATATTTAAAATAAATTCTGACAAAATTGATATTGTGGAACTTAATCACTGTTCCAAATTAATAGCCCATTTTATAGCTCGTGATGGAAAGGTATTATATGAAGAACAAAGAGATGAATTTGATAAATTTCAACAAAGAGTGTTATTGAGTAATACAGAAATTAAAAAGATTGAAAAAACTAAATTAGAAAACATTGAGAATTTTTTACAAAGGTGGGGAGTATGA
- a CDS encoding CRISPR-associated protein Csc3 has product MIKRGRLLNRPPISLEESYFSEIRPQLYENHAHHHQYGVRKGTTLAEHLDSACQFILTVSRIGEVPEDKRPLLLAATAVHDLNKLDSQGRNVKTLARDKDFLKEELKKACVLSFVNTEDDLELVRKLIERHSGHNVSDGARFLPEDPNIERWAAMLTAADLFDLGIPDQLRFRKIETELTVAFGRKCNLFRVRLSEDKGYITSLLLGACEEVLQKYGFHPIAIFPDSELFEGGNLPNVDLTKEIAAVWQSKIDQVFGNNIEKLVRPTKDGIQVTHQAIQQNVDEVLVNVQALLEKKKAGYKSDKVAESVTKWGEDAGEEALRKAAELGLLPVSNAEEFAISEGLKAAYNSYIKAKLKPKDAWNKIAYHTGISEQQRITLEAFNCLYGRPLFAAKVSIKGIEGIKEALKESFQLRNQTRETSEEIEVSEEMILAVKRMVNLPFATQLIGINELDTYVEANPKKRCSLGATSTEINELISPNMPPGTKVQAFSNRLPGGISDEPKRQADSIAALAYQLMTVGAKFPKVSKQEPLYLHLALPKGSSPELLRIWREFIEQLSHTNAEGGPVTVDQLQLYRNHKLEFKANKVVGAALPKRPDFIHISVISALVWGDVNTSLALLKSLRLGLEISLSLDIGFPFTLSSNMEVDLFDDVYGRVEGIPSALQPLLGNGQYDQSQDAEKILERLRCLGELAISVASIQKSDDCLYDLARTCDRPIELYYVLLRWILREQDEPNLSVIWSRICNPLNTLLESLMPNENSLLTKYLKEAAQIAAEANLKGSSFKRTAQTEPFTAFITAVKNQKPHLDLEVMFAALTEQYYIRLDRINREYHVGVKKLEQVKHYYNVLRNLYEKVYSARPEKLLSDQKTLEAAYLFFLEEARKQLKNKSEDDSDETNTTV; this is encoded by the coding sequence ATGATTAAACGCGGTCGTCTTTTAAATCGTCCTCCTATATCCTTAGAAGAAAGTTATTTCAGCGAAATTCGCCCCCAACTGTATGAAAATCATGCACATCATCATCAATATGGTGTGAGAAAGGGTACAACTCTTGCAGAACATTTAGACTCTGCCTGTCAGTTTATTTTAACAGTCAGTCGTATAGGAGAAGTACCAGAAGATAAACGACCTTTATTATTAGCTGCAACTGCTGTTCACGACCTCAATAAATTAGACTCTCAAGGACGTAACGTTAAAACTTTAGCTAGGGATAAAGACTTTCTAAAAGAAGAATTAAAAAAGGCTTGTGTTCTTAGCTTTGTAAACACAGAAGATGATTTAGAATTAGTCAGAAAACTGATTGAACGCCATTCAGGTCATAATGTTAGCGATGGGGCGAGATTTTTACCAGAAGACCCAAATATTGAACGTTGGGCAGCTATGCTTACTGCTGCTGATTTGTTTGATTTAGGTATTCCTGATCAGCTAAGATTTCGCAAAATAGAAACAGAATTAACCGTTGCTTTTGGCAGAAAATGTAATCTTTTTCGAGTGCGTTTATCGGAAGATAAAGGTTATATTACATCCCTGTTACTAGGTGCTTGTGAAGAAGTTTTACAAAAGTATGGCTTCCATCCAATCGCAATTTTTCCAGATAGTGAACTGTTTGAAGGTGGAAATTTACCAAATGTAGATTTAACCAAAGAAATCGCTGCTGTTTGGCAAAGTAAAATTGATCAAGTTTTTGGTAATAATATTGAGAAACTTGTCAGACCTACTAAAGATGGTATTCAAGTTACTCATCAAGCTATTCAACAAAATGTTGATGAAGTTTTGGTCAATGTTCAGGCTCTTTTAGAAAAGAAAAAGGCTGGTTATAAATCAGACAAAGTTGCTGAATCTGTAACTAAATGGGGTGAAGATGCTGGTGAGGAAGCACTAAGAAAAGCGGCTGAACTTGGATTATTACCTGTAAGTAATGCAGAAGAATTTGCTATATCTGAAGGTTTAAAGGCAGCTTATAATAGTTATATAAAAGCAAAACTTAAACCTAAAGATGCTTGGAATAAAATCGCTTACCACACAGGTATCTCTGAACAGCAACGTATTACACTTGAAGCTTTTAATTGTCTATATGGACGACCTTTATTTGCAGCCAAAGTATCCATTAAAGGAATTGAAGGTATTAAAGAAGCTCTCAAAGAATCTTTTCAGTTAAGAAATCAAACTAGAGAAACTTCTGAAGAAATAGAAGTGTCTGAAGAAATGATTTTAGCAGTTAAAAGAATGGTAAATTTACCTTTTGCTACTCAGTTAATTGGAATTAATGAATTAGATACTTATGTAGAAGCTAATCCTAAAAAAAGATGTTCTTTAGGTGCTACATCCACTGAAATCAATGAGTTAATTTCTCCAAATATGCCTCCTGGAACAAAAGTACAGGCTTTTTCTAATCGTTTACCAGGTGGTATTAGTGACGAACCAAAAAGACAAGCAGATTCTATTGCGGCCTTAGCTTATCAACTAATGACAGTTGGTGCAAAATTCCCTAAAGTTAGCAAACAAGAACCTCTTTATTTACATTTAGCATTACCTAAAGGTTCTTCTCCTGAACTTTTGAGAATTTGGCGCGAATTTATAGAACAACTTTCACATACAAATGCTGAGGGTGGTCCTGTTACTGTTGATCAATTACAACTTTATCGAAATCATAAACTGGAATTTAAAGCTAATAAAGTAGTTGGTGCAGCATTACCTAAACGACCAGATTTTATTCATATATCTGTGATTAGTGCTTTAGTTTGGGGAGATGTTAATACTTCTTTAGCTTTACTAAAATCACTGAGACTAGGATTAGAAATATCTTTATCTTTAGATATTGGTTTTCCTTTTACTTTAAGCAGCAATATGGAGGTAGATTTATTTGATGATGTGTATGGCAGAGTTGAAGGTATTCCTTCTGCGCTGCAACCTTTACTGGGAAATGGACAATATGATCAAAGTCAGGATGCAGAAAAAATTCTTGAAAGATTACGTTGTCTTGGAGAATTAGCAATATCTGTTGCCAGCATTCAGAAATCTGATGACTGTTTGTATGATTTGGCTCGTACTTGTGATAGACCAATTGAACTTTACTATGTTTTGTTACGTTGGATTTTACGAGAACAAGATGAACCAAATCTGAGTGTTATTTGGAGTCGTATTTGTAACCCGTTAAATACTTTATTGGAGAGCCTTATGCCGAATGAAAACTCACTTTTAACCAAGTATTTGAAAGAAGCTGCTCAAATTGCAGCAGAAGCGAACCTCAAGGGAAGTTCTTTCAAACGTACTGCTCAAACAGAACCTTTCACAGCTTTTATTACTGCTGTAAAAAATCAAAAACCTCATTTAGATTTGGAGGTAATGTTTGCAGCTTTAACCGAGCAATATTACATACGATTAGACCGCATTAATCGTGAATATCATGTAGGAGTAAAAAAACTTGAACAAGTTAAGCATTATTACAATGTATTACGCAACCTATATGAGAAGGTTTACTCTGCACGTCCAGAAAAGTTGTTATCTGATCAAAAAACTTTAGAAGCTGCTTATTTATTCTTTCTTGAAGAAGCACGTAAACAGCTTAAAAATAAATCAGAAGATGATTCTGATGAAACAAATACAACTGTTTAA
- a CDS encoding type II toxin-antitoxin system RelE/ParE family toxin, whose protein sequence is MQNNNEPLPIEIALTPRFQRDLRELAKRYHSIRSDIQPLIDQLQAGEIPGDRIAGIKYYLFNLQ, encoded by the coding sequence ATGCAGAATAATAATGAACCACTACCAATTGAAATTGCTCTTACTCCTCGTTTTCAAAGAGATTTAAGAGAACTGGCTAAACGCTATCACTCCATTCGTAGTGATATTCAACCTTTAATTGATCAACTACAAGCAGGTGAAATTCCTGGAGATAGAATTGCGGGAATTAAATATTATCTTTTTAATCTCCAATAG
- the cas7d gene encoding type I-D CRISPR-associated protein Cas7/Csc2 — translation MSIQKLSPVLATTYENFPKGRFITLIVLRTTHSETIFRTEGSGESMCNEFVQAGVNNDNIIQRLVMTKRKQVAPERRYGREHLRAHELLYTNVKDGSICSLNTNAPCEMCVDCFLYGFAAGGGGAQKSRIWTEDAFSILSATDVVGDRTINAIYENGTMRDEKGNPSTALNTSEYIKPGVHFLDVVTLKDVTADELRYIIGNILFTSRYGAVSSRVGRMENQILGIFGSITELPSSLELVQATYSALGEPLEHPLNINRVITATKQVITNWQNRRGVSVQLSDEELATLITDVETHWSEAERDTFLKRLSQSYEPFRQVAPEKNKGKGKGKNKNTQVEVEN, via the coding sequence ATGTCAATTCAAAAGCTTTCCCCTGTTCTCGCAACTACCTACGAAAATTTCCCCAAAGGTCGGTTTATTACTTTAATTGTTCTCAGAACAACTCACTCAGAAACTATTTTTCGCACAGAAGGTTCTGGTGAGTCAATGTGTAATGAATTTGTTCAAGCTGGTGTGAATAATGATAATATTATTCAACGGTTGGTGATGACTAAACGTAAACAAGTAGCACCAGAAAGACGTTATGGAAGAGAACATTTAAGAGCGCACGAACTTTTATACACTAACGTCAAAGATGGCTCTATTTGCTCTTTAAATACTAATGCACCTTGTGAAATGTGTGTAGATTGTTTCCTTTATGGTTTTGCTGCTGGTGGAGGTGGCGCACAAAAAAGCCGTATTTGGACTGAAGATGCTTTTAGTATATTATCCGCTACTGATGTGGTAGGCGATCGCACTATTAACGCCATCTACGAAAACGGCACAATGCGAGATGAAAAAGGTAATCCTTCTACCGCTTTAAATACCAGCGAATACATCAAACCAGGAGTTCATTTTTTAGATGTTGTCACACTCAAAGATGTAACTGCTGATGAACTGCGCTACATTATCGGAAATATTCTTTTTACCAGTCGTTATGGTGCTGTTTCCAGTCGTGTAGGAAGAATGGAAAATCAAATATTAGGTATTTTTGGCAGTATTACCGAATTACCTAGCTCCTTGGAACTTGTACAAGCTACATACAGTGCTTTAGGTGAACCTTTAGAACATCCTTTAAATATTAATCGAGTCATCACAGCAACCAAACAAGTAATTACAAATTGGCAAAATAGAAGAGGGGTTTCTGTGCAATTATCTGATGAAGAATTAGCAACTTTAATTACTGATGTAGAAACCCACTGGTCAGAAGCAGAACGTGATACTTTTCTCAAACGTTTAAGTCAATCCTATGAACCTTTCCGTCAAGTTGCACCTGAAAAAAACAAAGGTAAAGGTAAAGGTAAAAACAAAAATACTCAAGTTGAAGTAGAGAACTAA
- a CDS encoding DUF433 domain-containing protein, producing the protein MNEQTLLERITFNPQIFGGKPIIRGRRLAVEHILGMLAVGDTIETLLDAYSWLEREDVQACLIYARRLVGHERVEPLL; encoded by the coding sequence ATGAACGAACAAACATTACTAGAAAGAATCACATTTAACCCCCAAATATTTGGAGGTAAACCAATCATTCGTGGTCGTCGTCTAGCTGTCGAACATATTTTAGGAATGTTAGCAGTAGGAGATACTATTGAAACTTTGCTAGACGCATATTCCTGGTTAGAACGGGAAGATGTGCAAGCCTGTTTAATTTATGCACGGAGGTTAGTAGGTCATGAAAGAGTTGAACCTTTATTGTAA
- a CDS encoding helix-turn-helix transcriptional regulator, giving the protein MSRKGQSITLSVSERDKAELEAIALEFGMMWGDDPNISKLIKAIAQHELIIGKNHDWQESRIRTLYRCISALTDIGQVEQAQIIANLLLERSELSIPMRKEIEKVLNNLLPSWRLQIDHYILRQQPFQLSYQDATERILNYTVHYAKITPHEKRLYLDCWCEETLNNHDIEELQHNWCFRLDRINEAAITEIAGKWRSQLDQIDVEMHLLNNLAFAYQTKPEDSIVEWIPEKSKVKRVIRQVSNTFWFIREIMQYSSDCIVVSPENVRSRIKEKLINLCQNYDLTTSLTS; this is encoded by the coding sequence ATGAGTAGAAAAGGTCAGTCTATTACCCTGTCGGTATCAGAACGAGACAAAGCCGAACTAGAAGCGATCGCACTAGAATTCGGGATGATGTGGGGAGATGATCCCAATATCTCCAAACTGATCAAAGCGATCGCTCAACATGAATTAATCATTGGCAAAAATCATGACTGGCAGGAATCACGTATCCGCACATTATACCGTTGTATAAGTGCATTAACAGACATTGGACAAGTGGAACAAGCTCAGATTATCGCCAATTTGCTACTCGAACGCAGTGAATTGTCCATACCAATGCGAAAAGAAATTGAAAAGGTTTTAAACAATTTACTTCCATCTTGGCGTTTACAAATTGACCACTATATCTTGCGTCAACAACCGTTTCAACTTTCCTATCAAGATGCAACAGAAAGAATATTAAATTATACAGTTCACTATGCTAAGATTACCCCCCATGAAAAACGTCTATATCTTGATTGCTGGTGTGAGGAAACATTAAATAATCATGACATAGAAGAACTACAGCATAACTGGTGTTTTCGTTTAGACAGAATTAACGAAGCAGCTATTACGGAAATTGCTGGTAAATGGCGATCGCAGTTAGATCAAATAGATGTAGAAATGCACCTACTAAACAACTTAGCTTTTGCCTATCAAACTAAACCAGAGGATTCAATAGTTGAATGGATACCAGAAAAATCAAAAGTGAAGCGAGTAATTAGACAAGTATCAAATACATTCTGGTTTATTCGGGAAATCATGCAATATTCCTCCGATTGTATTGTAGTTTCACCGGAGAATGTGCGATCGCGTATTAAAGAAAAACTCATCAATCTATGTCAAAATTATGACTTGACCACATCACTCACCAGTTAA